CCACCTGCTCGCTGCTTCGCTTGCGCTGGCTCTTGGGGACCAGGGTGACGCGAATCTCCCCGGTATGCCCGCCTGCACTGCGAAATCCTCCCCCGCCCACCGAGGTGAACATGGCCGTCATTTCCGGGACGCGTTCCTGAACGATTTTCTCGACGGCGAGCGCCATCTGGTTAACCACTTCGGGGCGTGTGCCCACGGCCGCCTCGAGGGTAACGCGTACCTCGCTTTCGTCGGCCTGGGGCATAAGTTGAACGCCGATCAGTCGGACCAGTCCAAGCGAGAGGACGAAAAGCCCTGCGGCCGCTACGATGACCGTTCGGCGGTGGGCAAGGGCCCAACCGAGGAGCCGGCCATAGCCCGCCTCGATGTTCTTGAAACTGGCCTCGCTTCGGGCGTACAAGCGGCGGAGGAGAGTCGAGCGATGGGACTCGGAGGCAACGGTACGGAGCAGCTTGGTGCTCAGCATCGGCACAAGCGTGAGCGCGACGACCAGTGAGCACAGAAGGGCGAAGCTCACCACATAGGCCATTTGCCGGAACATCAGCCCCGAAACGCCGCGGATAAACACCACAGGCAGGAAGACCACTACGGTGGTCAGGGTGCTCGCGATGATGGCGGAGGACACCTCGTCGACGCCCACCCGGGCACTTTCGTAGATCGAAGATCCGGACTCACGATGGCGGTAAATGTTTTCGAGCACCACAATGGCGCTGTCCACCATCATCCCGATGCCCAGGGCCAGAGCGCCGAAGGTCATGATGTTCAGCGTGAGGCCGGCGAGGTACATCAGGGCAAAAGTAGCCACCACCGAGATGGGGATCGCGGTGGCGATCACTGCAGTGGAGGAGATGTTACGCAAGAAAATGAGAAGTACCAGGATGGCCAGCAACGCGCCGAGAAAAGCGGAGTTTCCGAGGTTGTTAATAGACTGCTGAATGTAGCGCGACTGATCGATGATCGGTACCATTGTGAGCTGCGGGAAGTCGCGCCGCAACCGTTCCAGCTCAGCCAGGACTTGCTTGGCCACCGCCACCGTGTTCGAGCCGGATTGTTTGAAAATGGCCACACGCAGTCCTGGTTTGCCATTTACCCGAATGAACTGGCGAACCTCCTGCCACGAGTCTTCCACAGTAGCGACGTCGCCGACGGTTACGATGGCGCCGTTTCGAACTGCCACCGCGGTGTTGCGGATTTCGTCCAGCGAGGTGAATTCCCCCGCCGTCCGGACCAGCACCTCAAGATTGCCCCGCTCGTAGAGGCCCGCCGGGATGTTGCGGTTCTCGCGCTGGAGCGCCAAGAGCACGGTGCTCGGCGAGAGATTGAGAGCCTTCAGCTTGTCCGCTTTCAAATTCACGTGGATTTCGCGGACCAGACCCCCCGACACGTCGGCCGCAGCCACTCCCGGTACTCTTTCCAGCCGGTACTTGATCTGGTCCTCCACCAGACGGCGGGTGTCGAGCGGGTTCAGGTCGCTGGACACCCCAATGATCATGATGGGGAAGGCGGAAACGTCGAACTTGCGGATCATCGGGCGGTTCACGTCCTCGGGGAGGCGCGGCAAGACCCGGTCGATGCGGTCCCGTATGTCGTTGGCTGCGGCATCCAGATCGGTGCCCCAGTTGAACAGCACGCGCACTACGCTCTGGCCCTCGGTGGAGGTGGAGCTGACCTGTTGGACGCCCTGAACAGCCGCCAGAGCCTCCTCAATGGGCCGCGTGACCAACTCCTCCATTTCTTCGGGGGCCACATTGCCGTAGGTCGTGATGACGGAGATCGTCGGGTAGTTGATCTCCGGCATGAGGTCGATGGAAAGGCGCGAGAAAGAGATCAGGCCCACCGTGATGATGGCCAGGAAGACCATCGAGGTGAGGATGGGCCGGGAAATGGCCGTGTGGGAGATCCGCATGGTTCCCCTCCTGGTGGCCTACCGACGACCGCCGCGGGGACCGGCCCCGGGCGAGGCCGCCGCGCTGTGAGGCAACAACACGGGACTGCCGTCGCTCAGGAGGTGGTGGCCGACCGTGACGACAACCTTAGGTAAGGGCGGCGACACCACCTCCGTCCATTCCCGTGTGGCAATGCCCGTGACGATGGGCACGAAGCGGGCTATCCTATTGTTCGCATCCACGACGAAGACCCCCTGCTCGCCGTCTCGTGTGGTCAGCGCGCCGGTGGGAATCAGCTGTGCGCGCTCCCTCTTGTCCAGGACCACCTCTACGCGCGCGAACATCCCCGGCTTCAAGACTAAGGAGTCGTTCGGTACCTCCACCTCCATTTCCGCCATCCGGGACTCCTCGCGGACCACCGGGGCCAGGCGGCTCACCACGCCGGCAAAAGTCCGTCCGGGGAAGGCGTCCACGCTGATCGAAGCCGGCTGCCCCGGTCGGATTCTCCCGTAGTCGCGCTCGGGAACGCTGGTTCGCACGATCACCTTTTCGATCCCGACCACGGAGATCACCGGAGAATTGGCCGCGAGGAGGGCCCCCTCGTCCACAAAGCGCTCGCCGGTGAAGCCGGGAGCGGGGGCGGTCAGCAGGGTGTACTCGAGGCGGATTTGGGCCGATCTCAGAGCGGCTTCCCTTTGCTCAACCTGCGCCTGCGCGAGCTTCAGACGCGACTGTTGCGCCTCGTAATTGGTGGTGGCTGCGTCCAGCTCGGCAGGGGAGGCGATCCCCTTCTCTTTGAGCAGCTGCACGCGCTCCAGCTCTTGTTTGGCCAGGGCGTACTGGCTTTGAGCTTCGGCCAGGGCCGCCAAGGCGATCTTGAGGTTAGCTTCGGCTTCTCGCACAGCCTGCTGGTATTCGGCATCGTCCAGACGGGCGACAACCTCATTCTTGCGCACCGGATCGCCGATCCGCTTGCGAATCTCGATGACTCGCCCGCTCACCTTCGGCGCGACGATGTACTGATACGCAGGGTAGATCGTCCCGACAAATTGCCGCACCTCAGCAATGGGGCCGAACCGGACGCTATCGACTTCTACGGCCACTGGGGGGCGCTGCCCGCGCGGTGGCTCCGAGCTACCCTTGCGAACCAGCTGCACTACCCGGACCAGGACCAGAACCCCCACAGCCGCCGCAACGATGGACGCAATCCGTCTTTTCCTCATCTGTCCTGCTTCCGTTTCCTTTCTTTCCCGAGAACTGAGCCGGGGGCCGGACATCGGAAAGGCCGCTCGGGGAGCAAGCCTCTTCCCCCGCGGCCCACAGTGTTCGCTCTCCTCCCTCCACCTCGATGCGCTGACTCTCGACCATCGGGAGCGTCCCCCATCCACCCGAACCGGCGGACAAAGCTCCGCCTCCCCCTTTGGGCATTAATACAACTTCACCGGCCAAAACCTTCGGTTTCCGGCACAGACCGCAGCTGCGGTCTTGTCCCACTTCCGTAGAACCGCCGCCTCCCCGCTCGAGCGCCCTTTGTCGCCCCCACCCATCCTTCCACAAGGCCGTGTCCCCTCGTCCGTGGCCAGTCCCGTCCCCCCAGGGGGAGGCACACCCTCCCCCCAGAAGCCCAGGCGCCTGGCTCCCTGCGTAGCCTGCTGTGAACCTCGCGCCCGGTGAGTGCTCTTATTTGGACTCGTCGGGTGGAGGCGGTACACTGACCTTTCGGGGCGTATTCTTGTGCAACTCCTCCAGCAGCACCTCTACGGCCTTTTCCAGCGTCGGATCGTGACCCCTGGCTACCAAGTCAGGTCGGTCCACGACTTCGATGTCGGGAGCTACGCCGATGTTCTCGACGTCCCACATCCCTTCGGTGGTCAGGAAGCGGAAGGTGGGAACGCTGATCGAACCTCCGTCGACAAAGCCTGGATTACCGGAAAGCCCAATCAGTCCTCCCCAGGTCCGCGTGCCGATGAGCTTGCCCAGGCCTCGTTTTCGGAAATAATAGGGGAAGGCGTCCCCTCCTGAGCTGGAGTAGCCATTGATCAGGCACACCTTCGGGCCCTGATGGGACACGGCGGGTGTCTGCCACGGCTCAAGACCGCGAACCACCCAGTAGTTGAGCAGGGGCCGGTCAAGTAGCTCGATCATCCGGTCAGGGATGAAGCCGCCGCCGTTGTAGCGCACATCGATGATCAGGGCCTCCTTGGTGAACTGTGCGTAGAAATGCTTGAACAGCTCGCGGTTGCCTTCTGTGGAGGTATTCGGGAGGTGGATGTAACCGATCCTGCCGCCCGAGAGGCTGTCGACGATGTGCATCCGCGAGCGCACCCAGTCCAGGTAGCGCAGATTGGTCTCCTTCTTGATCGCCCGTACCTTGACCTCTCGTGCCCCCTCGGGAGTCGGCTTGGCATTCACGAGGAGCGTGACCACGTGTCCGGCCTTGTTCTCCAGGTACTTGTACGGGTTTTCGTTGGTGCGGACGATCTGGCCGTCAATGGCAATGAGGTACTCGCCCTCTTTCACGTGGACGCCCGGGTCACGGAGGGGACAGCGAAAGTCTTCGTGCCAGTTTTCGCCCGGGAAGATCTTGGCGATGCGAAAATAGCCCGAGGGATCGGGGGCCAGCTCCGCCCCCAGAAGTCCGTTGTCGACGCGCTTCACCCGCGGGTGATCTCCCCAGTTCACGTAGACGTGCCCGGCATTTAGCTCGCCACCCATCTCACCGAGGAGGAAATCCAGGTCCGCGCGGTGTGCGACGTGGGGAACCAGCTGCCCGTACTTTTCCCTCATCGCTGGCCAGTCGACGCCGTGCATATTCGGATCGTAGAACCAGTCGCGCAAGATGCGCCATCCATCCTGGAAGATCTGGTTCCACTCGGCGCGCGGGTCGATCTTCATCACCAGGTCATCGAGTTTCAGCAAGCCCTGATCGGCTTTCTGATTGGCTTTGGCCTCCACAATGCCGAAATCCTTGCCCTTGCGGAAGAGGATCTTCTTGCCGTCGCGCGAGAGGTCGTAGCCACTGATGCCCTCCAGGACGGTCTCTTCCTTCTCCTCCTCGATGTTGAACCTCTTGAGGGTCGTGCGGCCTTCCTCGTCGCGGTACAGGTAATAGACCATTTTCTCTGCGGCCCGCGGATCGCTGTATCGGCCCGGCGTGATCGGCAGTGCTACTGCACGGTCCTCGAACCCTTGGACGTCGATCCTGACCAAGGGCGGTGCCGCGGATTTCTCTGCGGGTTTGCCCTTTTTCTCCGGGGAGGCCTCTTCTGTTTGGCTGGGTGGCTTCTCTTCGTCACTCTTCGGAACGAAGAGGGGCTTTCCGTCGCGCGCAAGCGGGGCCGCGTACACGCGGGTCGGTCGTGTGTAGACGTAGTTGAACTCCCACGAGCTGAAGGTGAGGTTGTAGTCGCGGTCGGAGAGGAAGTAAAGGTACTGGCCTTGGGGGTCGAAAGCTGGGCCGTAACTGCTCCGGGCCGAGTCGGTGAGGGGATAGCGTCGGTCTCGATCGAGCGAATAGACCCAGATCACGTTGTTCCGGTTGGGGGCGGCCTTAACGTAGGCGAGCCAGCGGCCGTCGGGGGCCCAGCAGTAGTCGGAGATGTCGCGGTAGCGGCCGCGGTCCACCTCGCGGATCTTCCCGGTCTCCAGCTCCAGGATGCGGAGCCGGTGCGCCTTGTCAGCGAAGGCCAGTCTCTTGCTGTCAGGTGACCAGACCGGCGCGAACCGCCACACGTCGCCGTCGTGGGTCAGGCGCCGCTCCTCTCCGGAGCCATCCTGGCGCTTCACGTAGATCTCGTATTCGCCCGAGCGGTCGCTGACGTAGGCGATCCATTGCCCGTCCGGACTCCAGGCGGGGTAGAGTTCGCGGATTCCCTGGGAGCGAGTAAGGTTCCGGATTTCTCCGTGCTCGGCGGGGACGGTGAAGATGTCGCCCCGAGCTGAGAAGAGCGCCCTGGCGCCGCTTGGAGAAAGGGCAAAGTCCTCGATAAAGTCGCGCACGTTCTTCAGGTAGGGTCGCGTGTACGGTAAATCACTGATGATCTGAACCGGGATTCGATAGCTCTGTTCCGTCTTGGGATCGAACCGGTAGAGATAACCTCCGCACTCGTACACGATCTGATCCGGCCCGGCGCTCGGCCAGAGGACGTCGTAGTCGGTGTGGTGGGTGACCTTTCGGATCTGCCGCGTCTCGAGGTCGTAGGCGTACAAATTCAGCGTGTGTTCCCGATCCGAGGTGAAGTAGATGGTGTTCCCCACCCACACCGGCAGGTTGTCGGTGCCGGGGTAATCGGTCAGACGTTCGGCCGTATTGTTCTCGAGGTCGTAGATCCAGACGTCCTGGGCCCGTCCACCGCGATATCGCTTCCAGGTACGCCACTCCCGCTCGATGGGGGTGTACACGATCTTCTTGCCGTCGGGGGAGAACATTCCTGTGCCTCCCTCCGGGATGGGAAGGGCTTCCTCCAATCCGCCGTCGACGGGGACCGTGTAGTAGCGGCCCATCCGCTCGCTCCAGGGCAGGCGGTTCGCGCGGAAGAGGACCCGCTTGCCGTCCGGGGTCCAGTCGAGCACTTGGTAGTCGAATCCTCCCCGCGGTGGAAGCTCACCTACGTCGTTGTAGTAGGTCAGCTGCCGGAGTTCCTTGCCGTCCACGCTGATCACGAAGACCTGGCGATTTCCCCCGTACTCGCCGGAGAAGGCGATCCATTTGCCGTCCGGTGAGAACTTCGGGAATAGCTCCATCCCCTCGTGGGAGGTAAGGCGGGTGGCAAGACCTCCCTCGGCGCTTACGATCCAGATATCCCCAGCGTACACGAAAGCCACCCGGTCCTTGTGGATATCGGGAAAGCGCAGCAGACGCGCTTCCTCGGCACCGGCCCAAACGCCGACGCACAGCACAGCGAGCCCAACGATCACCTTTCGCACCATGTCGGACTCCTCACGCTCAATCCATCGACCAGCCCAGTGTGACATTACGGCTGACTTTCCGTTTGCCAGCGGAGAAAGCAGTAGAACGACAGAACGAAACCGATCTCGAAAGCGGCATAGGAGGCGGCGGAGTAGCGATCCAACCGCCGCGTCCGGTCGTACAGCGTCCTCATCCGGTGGAGCGAACCGGCATGCGTGTATTCGGAATAGGTTTGGTTGGCTTCGTTACGGAGCTCCACGGCCAGGATCCCCGCCGAGAGCGTGAGGAGGCTTGCCGCCAAGGTCCTCTTCTTCCAGAGCTGTGCCGTTCGAGGGACCACGAGGGGGATTGCCCTGGAGGACGAATCCGGAATCAGCTGGGCGCGGACCCGACCCGCCTGGTAGCTCTCAAGGCGGACCATGAGTTCCTGGTAGCCTGGCTTGCGAAAGAGGAGGTGCTTTCCTTCCCAGCTCGGCTCCACAACCGTCCAGAGAGGCGTACGCCCCAGAAATTGATCCTCGATCCACACCTCGGCATCGGCAGGCACGGAGTCGATGCGCAAGACCTCCGGGAGCCTCAGGCAAAGGGTGTCGTTTGCTACCAGAATGGTGTCTACTCGGTATACGTGGACAGGCGGCCAGAGCGGCAGATTGCGCGCGACGACCACCGAATGCCGTCCGGGAGGGCACCGGAAAAGCCCGGGGGAAATCTCGTGGGCGGGTCCGCCATCCACGGTTACACTGCCGAGTCCTTCGTACCAGGGCTGAACAAGGAGGTACGCGACTGGCTCTTCTCCCAGTACGATCGCGCGCGCGGGAACGACGAGGGCCGCGGCGAGCCACAGGATCCCGGACAGCAGGGCCCGCTCTCTCATGGGGTGGTGACCTCGTGGGAGCGGAAGCAGTACAGGTGATAATCTTCTGTGGCGACGAAGAGCCGGTCCTCCGCCGGAATCAGGACCTTAGGGGTACCTTTCAGTCTGTCGCTCCACAGGATGGAACCCGTCGTTGCGTCCAGGCCGTAGAGGCGGCGGTCCAGGCCACCCACCCAAATGGTTTCGCCCGCCACCGCGGGGGCGGTGCTTGCTGGGGCTTGCAGTTCGGTCCTCCACAAGGTCTGTCCGTCCTCCAGCCGGGCACAGGTAACCGAGTGATCGTTGGCCGCGTAGATCACCGCGCGCTGGGAAGGATTGAC
This genomic stretch from candidate division KSB1 bacterium harbors:
- a CDS encoding efflux RND transporter permease subunit yields the protein MRISHTAISRPILTSMVFLAIITVGLISFSRLSIDLMPEINYPTISVITTYGNVAPEEMEELVTRPIEEALAAVQGVQQVSSTSTEGQSVVRVLFNWGTDLDAAANDIRDRIDRVLPRLPEDVNRPMIRKFDVSAFPIMIIGVSSDLNPLDTRRLVEDQIKYRLERVPGVAAADVSGGLVREIHVNLKADKLKALNLSPSTVLLALQRENRNIPAGLYERGNLEVLVRTAGEFTSLDEIRNTAVAVRNGAIVTVGDVATVEDSWQEVRQFIRVNGKPGLRVAIFKQSGSNTVAVAKQVLAELERLRRDFPQLTMVPIIDQSRYIQQSINNLGNSAFLGALLAILVLLIFLRNISSTAVIATAIPISVVATFALMYLAGLTLNIMTFGALALGIGMMVDSAIVVLENIYRHRESGSSIYESARVGVDEVSSAIIASTLTTVVVFLPVVFIRGVSGLMFRQMAYVVSFALLCSLVVALTLVPMLSTKLLRTVASESHRSTLLRRLYARSEASFKNIEAGYGRLLGWALAHRRTVIVAAAGLFVLSLGLVRLIGVQLMPQADESEVRVTLEAAVGTRPEVVNQMALAVEKIVQERVPEMTAMFTSVGGGGFRSAGGHTGEIRVTLVPKSQRKRSSEQVANDLRRELAGLPGVTIRTRAGQGLFLLRMGTTQGDQISVDVRGYDLETSRRLAQEVRQAISRVKGITDTQISREEGSPEEIIRIDRAKAADLGLSVSAIGEALQTALGGTYASYYREAGKEYRILVRLSEEDRKDISDLMDLTVVNSRGQPVVLRNVVQSVPRTGPVRIERKDQERVVTISANFTGRDMGSVVRDIRKELRNIPVPRDFAIQFGEEYEEQQRAFRELMVGFVLALLLIYMVMAGQFESLRDPFVVLFSIPMALIGVTLSLLLTGTIFTMQAFIGCIMLAGIVVNNAILLVDYTNQLRRLHGYELREAIRVAGSRRLRPILMTALTTILGLLPLSLGLGEGGEAQAPLARVVIGGLASSTLVTLVLVPVVYSLFEERAAWSEAFADLQELVRRFGVRLNLAREAR
- a CDS encoding efflux RND transporter periplasmic adaptor subunit, coding for MRKRRIASIVAAAVGVLVLVRVVQLVRKGSSEPPRGQRPPVAVEVDSVRFGPIAEVRQFVGTIYPAYQYIVAPKVSGRVIEIRKRIGDPVRKNEVVARLDDAEYQQAVREAEANLKIALAALAEAQSQYALAKQELERVQLLKEKGIASPAELDAATTNYEAQQSRLKLAQAQVEQREAALRSAQIRLEYTLLTAPAPGFTGERFVDEGALLAANSPVISVVGIEKVIVRTSVPERDYGRIRPGQPASISVDAFPGRTFAGVVSRLAPVVREESRMAEMEVEVPNDSLVLKPGMFARVEVVLDKRERAQLIPTGALTTRDGEQGVFVVDANNRIARFVPIVTGIATREWTEVVSPPLPKVVVTVGHHLLSDGSPVLLPHSAAASPGAGPRGGRR
- a CDS encoding PDZ domain-containing protein; translated protein: MVRKVIVGLAVLCVGVWAGAEEARLLRFPDIHKDRVAFVYAGDIWIVSAEGGLATRLTSHEGMELFPKFSPDGKWIAFSGEYGGNRQVFVISVDGKELRQLTYYNDVGELPPRGGFDYQVLDWTPDGKRVLFRANRLPWSERMGRYYTVPVDGGLEEALPIPEGGTGMFSPDGKKIVYTPIEREWRTWKRYRGGRAQDVWIYDLENNTAERLTDYPGTDNLPVWVGNTIYFTSDREHTLNLYAYDLETRQIRKVTHHTDYDVLWPSAGPDQIVYECGGYLYRFDPKTEQSYRIPVQIISDLPYTRPYLKNVRDFIEDFALSPSGARALFSARGDIFTVPAEHGEIRNLTRSQGIRELYPAWSPDGQWIAYVSDRSGEYEIYVKRQDGSGEERRLTHDGDVWRFAPVWSPDSKRLAFADKAHRLRILELETGKIREVDRGRYRDISDYCWAPDGRWLAYVKAAPNRNNVIWVYSLDRDRRYPLTDSARSSYGPAFDPQGQYLYFLSDRDYNLTFSSWEFNYVYTRPTRVYAAPLARDGKPLFVPKSDEEKPPSQTEEASPEKKGKPAEKSAAPPLVRIDVQGFEDRAVALPITPGRYSDPRAAEKMVYYLYRDEEGRTTLKRFNIEEEKEETVLEGISGYDLSRDGKKILFRKGKDFGIVEAKANQKADQGLLKLDDLVMKIDPRAEWNQIFQDGWRILRDWFYDPNMHGVDWPAMREKYGQLVPHVAHRADLDFLLGEMGGELNAGHVYVNWGDHPRVKRVDNGLLGAELAPDPSGYFRIAKIFPGENWHEDFRCPLRDPGVHVKEGEYLIAIDGQIVRTNENPYKYLENKAGHVVTLLVNAKPTPEGAREVKVRAIKKETNLRYLDWVRSRMHIVDSLSGGRIGYIHLPNTSTEGNRELFKHFYAQFTKEALIIDVRYNGGGFIPDRMIELLDRPLLNYWVVRGLEPWQTPAVSHQGPKVCLINGYSSSGGDAFPYYFRKRGLGKLIGTRTWGGLIGLSGNPGFVDGGSISVPTFRFLTTEGMWDVENIGVAPDIEVVDRPDLVARGHDPTLEKAVEVLLEELHKNTPRKVSVPPPPDESK
- a CDS encoding PEGA domain-containing protein; its protein translation is MRERALLSGILWLAAALVVPARAIVLGEEPVAYLLVQPWYEGLGSVTVDGGPAHEISPGLFRCPPGRHSVVVARNLPLWPPVHVYRVDTILVANDTLCLRLPEVLRIDSVPADAEVWIEDQFLGRTPLWTVVEPSWEGKHLLFRKPGYQELMVRLESYQAGRVRAQLIPDSSSRAIPLVVPRTAQLWKKRTLAASLLTLSAGILAVELRNEANQTYSEYTHAGSLHRMRTLYDRTRRLDRYSAASYAAFEIGFVLSFYCFLRWQTESQP